A DNA window from Carnobacterium funditum DSM 5970 contains the following coding sequences:
- a CDS encoding acryloyl-CoA reductase, whose translation MKSFPAFIAKEENNTIVSDIQMINKEDLPAGDVLIEVHYSGVNYKDALAAKMGSGVVRQYPLTLGIDLSGIVVESAVPEFKIGDPVIVTSYKLGVAHDGGYSEYARVPSDWVIPLPDGLTLKEAMIIGTAGFTAAQSIDALESAGLCLGQGDVLVTGATGGLGSMAISMLTKLGYSVAAVSRKKEKSANYLHELGAKSVLSVADIQLPKPKPLAKPRWSAIIDPVGGPQLATLLAQLNYSGAIALSGNAGGLNFAATVLPFILRGVKLIGIDSVECPAELRKQLWQRLATDMKPDGLANMVDQQINLTDLPAAFSKILAGEMNGRTLVKIK comes from the coding sequence ATGAAATCTTTTCCAGCTTTTATTGCAAAAGAAGAAAACAACACGATTGTTTCTGATATTCAAATGATTAATAAAGAAGATTTACCTGCAGGAGATGTTCTAATTGAAGTTCATTATTCCGGTGTCAATTATAAAGATGCATTGGCAGCAAAAATGGGTAGCGGCGTTGTAAGACAGTATCCCCTTACTTTAGGTATCGATTTAAGCGGAATAGTCGTTGAATCAGCTGTGCCGGAATTTAAAATAGGCGATCCTGTTATTGTCACAAGCTATAAATTAGGAGTCGCACATGATGGCGGATATAGTGAGTATGCTCGAGTTCCAAGTGATTGGGTTATTCCTTTGCCAGATGGATTGACCTTAAAAGAAGCGATGATTATCGGAACTGCTGGTTTCACAGCTGCTCAGTCTATTGACGCATTAGAATCTGCGGGTCTTTGTCTTGGACAAGGAGATGTCTTAGTTACTGGAGCTACTGGTGGTTTAGGAAGTATGGCTATTTCTATGCTGACTAAACTTGGTTATTCTGTCGCCGCTGTTTCTCGTAAAAAAGAAAAATCAGCGAATTATTTACATGAACTGGGTGCAAAATCCGTTTTATCTGTCGCTGATATTCAGTTACCAAAGCCAAAACCATTAGCCAAACCACGTTGGTCAGCCATTATTGACCCAGTTGGTGGGCCTCAATTAGCCACTTTATTAGCTCAATTGAACTATAGTGGTGCTATTGCATTAAGTGGCAATGCAGGGGGACTAAATTTTGCAGCAACTGTTTTACCTTTTATCTTACGTGGCGTAAAATTAATTGGGATAGATTCTGTTGAATGCCCTGCCGAGTTAAGAAAACAGCTATGGCAAAGACTTGCAACAGATATGAAGCCTGATGGTTTGGCTAATATGGTTGATCAACAAATTAATTTAACTGACTTACCTGCAGCTTTTTCTAAAATTTTAGCCGGTGAAATGAATGGTCGTACTCTAGTAAAAATAAAATAA
- the mvk gene encoding mevalonate kinase, with protein MRATGISNGKIILMGEHSVVYGEPAIAIPFLATAIETTIETTNGPVTLDCFFYKGPLSTAPERLLNLVTVIVETVKKLNKPLENFDITITSTIPAERGMGSSAAVAVATIRALFHYFDESLSNSVLLQLTNISETIAHNNPSGLDAAMTSGQSPLYYIKGQDFQFFPLRVTAYLVVADTGITSQTKEAVENIAELYQSAPRETDLAIKKLGLLANQAKWAIEQDQPIELGTFMTQAHEQLDSLGISNQELNHLVHTALDSGAIGAKLTGGGRGGCMIALAKNEDNAIQLSKALLQAGANHTWIYNMRKDE; from the coding sequence ATGAGAGCAACTGGTATATCGAACGGAAAAATTATTTTAATGGGAGAACATTCTGTAGTTTATGGTGAACCTGCTATAGCGATCCCGTTTCTTGCTACAGCGATTGAAACGACGATTGAAACGACGAATGGACCGGTTACGTTAGATTGTTTTTTTTATAAAGGACCGCTATCTACAGCTCCTGAGCGCTTATTAAATTTGGTGACTGTGATTGTTGAAACGGTTAAAAAGTTAAATAAACCCCTCGAAAACTTTGATATTACTATCACGAGTACAATCCCTGCTGAAAGAGGAATGGGATCTAGTGCCGCAGTTGCTGTCGCGACAATACGTGCCTTGTTTCATTACTTTGACGAGTCATTATCTAATTCAGTATTGCTACAACTAACGAATATCTCTGAAACAATCGCACATAATAATCCGAGCGGTTTGGATGCTGCCATGACTAGTGGTCAATCCCCTCTTTATTACATTAAGGGGCAAGATTTTCAGTTTTTCCCACTTAGAGTCACAGCTTACTTAGTCGTAGCCGATACTGGTATTACCAGTCAAACAAAAGAAGCTGTCGAAAACATTGCAGAATTGTATCAATCTGCTCCCAGAGAAACAGATTTAGCTATAAAAAAATTAGGGCTATTAGCTAATCAAGCTAAATGGGCTATTGAACAAGACCAACCAATTGAATTAGGAACGTTTATGACCCAAGCTCATGAACAACTCGACTCTTTAGGCATCAGCAATCAAGAATTAAACCACCTTGTTCATACTGCACTAGATTCAGGAGCTATAGGTGCAAAATTAACAGGCGGTGGACGTGGTGGTTGTATGATTGCCTTAGCCAAAAATGAAGATAATGCTATTCAGTTATCCAAAGCTTTGTTACAAGCAGGAGCTAACCATACATGGATTTATAACATGAGAAAGGACGAGTGA
- the fni gene encoding type 2 isopentenyl-diphosphate Delta-isomerase, with protein MKPANNRKNEHVSLAMNFFQESAKSDFDALHYVHHSFPQMSVEEVDLSTSFATFQLDFPFYINAMTGGSDWTKKINKKLATVAHETGIAMSTGSVSAALKDPTVKDSFTIIREANPSGLVFANLGTGQSVENAKKAVDLLNADALQIHINAPQELIMPEGDRDFSNWLDQLSAISSALDVPIIAKEVGFGMSRETIELILSTGVKTIDISGKGGTNFAQIENYRRTTNKIDYLENWGQSSVISLLEAQDYLAKANILASGGIRHPLDIIKALSLGSKAVGISSLILNMVIKEGVGGTINQINDWKDNLKSIMTMLGKNSISDLQQSDLIITGEAKDWCLARGIDYTRFAVRSTTKNQKT; from the coding sequence ATGAAACCTGCAAATAACCGAAAAAATGAACATGTTTCGTTAGCAATGAATTTTTTTCAAGAATCCGCTAAATCAGATTTTGATGCACTCCATTATGTTCATCATTCTTTCCCTCAAATGTCTGTTGAAGAAGTTGATCTTTCAACCTCTTTTGCAACATTCCAACTAGATTTCCCTTTTTACATCAATGCCATGACCGGTGGCAGTGATTGGACAAAAAAAATCAATAAAAAGCTAGCTACCGTTGCCCACGAAACCGGAATTGCTATGTCTACAGGTTCAGTCAGTGCAGCTTTAAAAGATCCTACTGTTAAAGATAGCTTCACGATTATAAGAGAAGCTAACCCATCTGGTCTTGTATTTGCTAATCTAGGAACCGGTCAATCAGTTGAGAATGCAAAAAAAGCTGTAGACTTATTAAATGCCGATGCCTTACAAATCCATATTAATGCTCCACAAGAATTGATTATGCCTGAGGGCGACCGTGATTTTTCTAATTGGTTAGACCAGTTGTCTGCCATCTCTTCTGCTTTAGATGTTCCAATTATTGCTAAAGAAGTCGGCTTTGGTATGAGTCGTGAAACCATCGAATTAATTTTGTCCACTGGTGTGAAAACGATTGATATCAGTGGTAAAGGCGGAACAAATTTTGCTCAAATTGAAAATTACCGTCGTACAACAAATAAAATTGATTACTTAGAAAATTGGGGTCAATCCTCTGTTATCTCATTACTTGAAGCACAAGATTACTTGGCAAAAGCCAACATTCTGGCTTCAGGTGGAATTCGTCATCCGTTAGATATCATAAAGGCTCTTTCTCTAGGATCTAAAGCGGTTGGTATCTCTTCATTGATCTTAAATATGGTCATTAAAGAGGGTGTTGGGGGGACAATCAACCAAATCAATGACTGGAAAGATAACCTAAAGTCTATTATGACTATGTTAGGAAAAAATAGTATTTCTGATTTACAACAAAGTGATCTAATTATCACTGGAGAAGCAAAAGACTGGTGTTTGGCACGTGGGATAGATTACACTCGCTTTGCTGTTCGTTCGACAACAAAGAATCAAAAAACTTGA
- a CDS encoding phosphomevalonate kinase, with translation MIEVSAPGKLYIAGEYAVVEPGHPAIIVAVDQFITVSLEQTKNVGSITSFQYGNLPILWRRHHDQLVLDKRENPFHYILAAITVTEKYAKELNKELSLFSLTIDSELDSSNGRKYGLGSSAAVTVATVKALCQFYELEDTDELVFKLAALAHLSVKSNGSCGDVAASVYGGWIAFTTFDREWVTAQQNERKSSIKELIDKDWPLLSITPLTPPRDLRLVIGWTGSPASTSDLVDEVTNQRSRDQNAYEQFLKESKQCVNLMVQGFQNNNIGLIQEQIRTNRELLIKMSKDTGVVIETPALTRLCTVAELYHGAAKSSGAGGGDCGIVLFNRKEGLLPLMTAWEEEGITNLPLHVYNNK, from the coding sequence ATGATAGAAGTTTCAGCACCTGGTAAGCTTTATATTGCGGGTGAATATGCAGTGGTCGAACCTGGTCATCCAGCTATCATCGTAGCAGTTGATCAATTTATTACTGTCTCACTTGAACAAACAAAAAACGTTGGCAGTATTACGTCCTTTCAATATGGAAACCTCCCTATTTTGTGGAGAAGACATCATGACCAATTGGTATTAGATAAACGAGAAAATCCTTTTCATTATATTTTAGCCGCTATCACAGTAACAGAAAAATATGCTAAAGAACTAAATAAAGAACTTTCTTTATTTAGTTTGACTATTGATAGCGAGTTGGATAGTTCCAACGGTCGAAAGTACGGACTGGGTTCGAGTGCAGCTGTAACCGTTGCTACCGTTAAAGCGTTGTGTCAATTTTATGAATTAGAAGATACAGACGAATTGGTTTTTAAACTTGCAGCATTAGCTCATCTTTCTGTTAAAAGTAACGGTTCTTGTGGCGATGTGGCTGCAAGTGTTTATGGAGGTTGGATAGCTTTCACTACTTTTGATCGTGAGTGGGTTACAGCCCAACAAAACGAGCGAAAGTCTTCTATCAAAGAGTTAATTGATAAAGATTGGCCACTGCTTTCTATTACACCTTTAACCCCTCCTCGTGACCTACGTTTAGTCATTGGTTGGACAGGTTCTCCCGCTTCTACTTCAGATTTAGTCGATGAAGTGACTAATCAAAGAAGCCGAGATCAAAACGCATATGAACAGTTTTTAAAAGAAAGTAAACAGTGTGTTAATCTAATGGTTCAAGGATTCCAAAATAATAACATTGGCCTTATCCAAGAACAAATCAGAACAAATCGTGAACTATTGATCAAAATGAGTAAAGACACTGGTGTAGTCATTGAAACGCCTGCCTTAACTCGATTATGCACTGTTGCCGAATTGTACCACGGGGCGGCAAAATCTTCTGGTGCAGGTGGAGGCGATTGTGGCATTGTGTTATTTAATCGCAAAGAAGGTCTATTGCCATTGATGACCGCTTGGGAGGAAGAAGGCATCACCAATTTGCCATTACACGTTTACAACAATAAATAA
- the mvaD gene encoding diphosphomevalonate decarboxylase gives MTEKKVRAHTNIALIKYWGKRDEKLILPASSSLSLTLDAFYTDTSVVFDDACQKDTFYLNDVLQNEIATKKVSQFLDLFRETAGIHSPALIKSTNFVPTAAGLASSASGMAALAGAANLASGLHLTNRELSLYARRGSGSATRSIYGGFVEWQMGTSSADSYAVPIDDADWDIGMLVVVVNSRQKELSSREGMKSTVETSPFYSGWLESTTKDLSEIKEAIRSRDFQKMGEITESNGMKMHGTMLGANPPLSYWEPDSVVAMQLVRQLRQEGMPCYFTMDAGPNVKVLCRLTDSEKIKKRFADFFNPNQLIVAKPGEGLKILSE, from the coding sequence ATGACTGAAAAAAAAGTTCGAGCACATACGAATATTGCTTTAATAAAATATTGGGGAAAACGTGATGAAAAGCTTATTTTGCCAGCTAGCAGCAGCCTTTCTCTGACGTTGGATGCTTTTTACACAGATACTTCGGTTGTATTTGATGATGCTTGTCAAAAAGATACTTTCTACTTAAATGATGTCTTGCAAAATGAAATAGCCACAAAAAAAGTTAGTCAATTTTTAGATTTATTTAGAGAAACTGCCGGCATCCATTCTCCTGCGTTGATTAAAAGTACTAATTTTGTCCCTACAGCCGCTGGTTTAGCTTCTTCAGCATCCGGTATGGCTGCTTTAGCTGGAGCTGCTAACTTAGCGAGTGGTCTCCATTTAACTAATCGCGAATTATCTCTGTATGCACGTAGAGGGTCTGGATCAGCTACCCGCAGTATTTATGGAGGATTTGTTGAGTGGCAGATGGGCACTTCTTCAGCTGACTCGTATGCAGTTCCAATTGATGACGCTGATTGGGATATTGGAATGCTAGTCGTTGTTGTTAATAGCAGACAAAAAGAACTATCTAGTCGCGAAGGAATGAAAAGTACAGTAGAAACCTCTCCTTTTTATTCAGGATGGTTAGAGAGTACAACCAAAGATTTAAGTGAAATAAAAGAAGCCATCCGCTCACGTGATTTCCAAAAAATGGGCGAAATAACCGAAAGTAATGGCATGAAAATGCATGGGACGATGTTAGGCGCTAACCCTCCTCTTTCTTATTGGGAACCAGATAGTGTGGTTGCGATGCAGTTAGTCCGTCAGTTACGTCAAGAGGGTATGCCTTGTTACTTTACAATGGATGCTGGTCCTAATGTGAAAGTTCTTTGTCGCTTAACAGATAGTGAGAAAATAAAAAAAAGATTTGCAGATTTTTTTAACCCTAATCAATTAATTGTTGCTAAGCCTGGTGAAGGACTTAAAATTCTATCAGAGTAA